The Halostagnicola larsenii XH-48 region GAGGATCCGGTAGGGAAGCTCGAGTTTCCGAAGGACTTCTTCTGCTTCTCCCAGGAGGTCCTCGAGGCGCTCGTCGCTGGTTTCGGGGTCGACGAAGTTGACCAGTTCGACCTTGTTGAACTGGTGGACGCGGACGATACCCCGCGTTTCGGTGCCGTGTTCGCCGGCCTCGCGCCGGAAGTTCGGCGAGTAGGCCTGGTGTTTGAGCGGGAGGTCGTCGTTTAGCAGGATCTCGTCTGCGTACATGTTGGTGACCGAAACCTCCGCAGTCGGGCAGAGCCAGAGGTCGTCATCGTCGTGTTCGTCCCCGTTGTCGTCGCCGAGTCGGTAGGCATCCTCGGCGAACTTGGGAAGCTGTCCGGTTCCGCGCATCGATCGGCTGTTGACCGGAACCGGCGGGAAGATGTCGATGTAGCCTTGTTCGCGGTGGACGTCGAGCATGAACTGGATCAGCGCGTGCTCGAGGCGAGCGCCGTCGCCTTTCAGGAAGTAAAAGCCCGATCCGGTCGTCTTCGCGCCGCGAGCCTCGTCGATGATGTCCAGCTCTTCGCCGAGGTCGTAGTGGGGGACGACCTCGTCCGGAAGCTCGCGGCGGTCGTCGAACCCCCAGCGCCGTCGTTCGACGTTGTCGGCTTCGTCCTCGCCGACGGGGACGCTCTCGTCGGGAATCTGCGGGATCTCGAGCAGCCGTTGCTCGAGTTCGTCCTCGAGGTTGGACGCCTCCGCTTCGACGTCCTCGATGTCGTCTTTGAGCGACTGGGAGCGCTCGATGGCCTCCTGGGCTTTCTCGTCTTTGCCCTCCTGTTTGAGTTCGCCGATTTGGGAGCTGATCTCGTTTCGCTCGTGGCGAAGTTCGTCGCCGCGGGCTTTGAGCTCGCGCCAGCGTTCGTCGATATCGAGGATCTCGTCGAAGTCGACGTCGGCCCCCCGGTTCTCGAGGGCGTCGCGTACCGCGTCGGGATTCTCTCGTAGATAGGTCCGATCGAGCATTGACCGGTGATTCTTCGTCGCTCGGCAAAACCGTGTCGGAAGGCCGCCTCGGTCCGTCACAGCGACCGCCCCGAACAGCGGGTGGTTGCGGGAAACCCTTTTTTGCCGGGAGCGCGCTTCTCCGCTATGGATCCGTTCGAGGGCGAGGCGTCGTCGCGGCCCGTCGAGTACGAGCCCGTGAGCGTCAAAGACGTCTTAGTCGAGATGAAAGACACCGCGGAGCTGTTGATCGATCTCTCGTACTCGGCGGTGTTACACCGCAACGAAGCGCTCGCGACGGAAGTGCTCAGGCTAGAAGAGCGGATGGACGTTCTCGAGCTTCGGGCGCGGATGAGCCTGATGATGGCCGTTCGAAGCCCCGACGAGGCGGAAAAGCTCGCCCCGGTGCTCGGAATCGTTACCGCGGCAGGACAGATAAGCGACGCCGCCGGCGATATCGCGAAGATCGTCCTCGAGGATATCCGCCTTCCGGAGGCGATGCGCGCGGCGCTCCCCGAAGCCGTCGAGATGCTGGTCCGCGGCGTCGTCGACGCCGAGTCGGCCTACGAGGGACGAACGCTCGCGGATATCGACCTCGAGTCGGAGACCGGCGTGCGGGTCATCGCGCTCCGGCGCGGTGACGAGTGGCTTCTCAACCCCGGTCCCGACACGCGGATCGAGGTCGACGACGTCGCGTTTCTTCGCGGGCCCGAGTCGTCGATCGGCGACGTGTTTGGCCGGATGACGGGCAAATCCTACGACCCACCGGTTACCGACGCGCCGATGATCGATGATCTCGAGCGCGCCGTCGACACCATCGTCCACATGAAGAACCTCTCGGAACTAGCGGTCGATCTGGCCTACAGCTCTATTCTCTTCGACAGCGAGGAACTCGCCGAGGAGGTCCGCAACCT contains the following coding sequences:
- a CDS encoding potassium channel family protein, translated to MDPFEGEASSRPVEYEPVSVKDVLVEMKDTAELLIDLSYSAVLHRNEALATEVLRLEERMDVLELRARMSLMMAVRSPDEAEKLAPVLGIVTAAGQISDAAGDIAKIVLEDIRLPEAMRAALPEAVEMLVRGVVDAESAYEGRTLADIDLESETGVRVIALRRGDEWLLNPGPDTRIEVDDVAFLRGPESSIGDVFGRMTGKSYDPPVTDAPMIDDLERAVDTIVHMKNLSELAVDLAYSSILFDSEELAEEVRNLEVEVDAMESRFEAWTLRAAADADDPVALRGLIHLGSATEVISDAAVDISEGVLRDIDVHPVVHLAVQESDEILTRVELDDGSDLDGTSVTAGVPDVDATMSIIAIRRPGEGWLLVGEAGAELRGGDVLISKGTRTAASAFEELAQA
- the serS gene encoding serine--tRNA ligase; translation: MLDRTYLRENPDAVRDALENRGADVDFDEILDIDERWRELKARGDELRHERNEISSQIGELKQEGKDEKAQEAIERSQSLKDDIEDVEAEASNLEDELEQRLLEIPQIPDESVPVGEDEADNVERRRWGFDDRRELPDEVVPHYDLGEELDIIDEARGAKTTGSGFYFLKGDGARLEHALIQFMLDVHREQGYIDIFPPVPVNSRSMRGTGQLPKFAEDAYRLGDDNGDEHDDDDLWLCPTAEVSVTNMYADEILLNDDLPLKHQAYSPNFRREAGEHGTETRGIVRVHQFNKVELVNFVDPETSDERLEDLLGEAEEVLRKLELPYRILELCTGDLTFASAKTYDIEVWAPGDDMDDGPAEGGRWLEVSSASNFKEFQARRAGLRYRPERHESAEYLHTLNASGLALPRVMVAVLEYHQNDDGTVTIPEALRPYMGGQEVIEGHEKVGEAALGAGKRE